One genomic region from Argentina anserina chromosome 2, drPotAnse1.1, whole genome shotgun sequence encodes:
- the LOC126784400 gene encoding uncharacterized protein LOC126784400, whose amino-acid sequence MDQDYFRRSHQVPAFGSWDWNQDLPFTQCFESARQAGFLRYATYSDEHSQDRDLYVTGDLYQNDIVTPAMIVVPRRRNKMRHPQVKGAKEDPWVIGEVKEPPSPPPRSRPNPKPVDEDLYKISPELLYAKAKKKRGLGFFSSCLLPTCVA is encoded by the exons ATGGATCAA GACTACTTCAGGAGGAGTCATCAAGTTCCTGCCTTTGGGAGCTGGGATTGGAACCAAGACCTTCCCTTCACTCAGTGCTTTGAGTCTGCAAGACAAGCTGGGTTTCTACGATACGCTACTTACTCTGATGAACATAGTCAGGATCGCGATTTGTACGTCACCGGTGACTTGTACCAGAACGACATCGTCACTCCCGCCATGATCGTTGTTCCTCGTCGAAGG AACAAGATGCGTCACCCGCAAGTGAAAGGAGCTAAAGAGGACCCTTGGGTCATAGGTGAGGTGAAGGAGCCACCAAGCCCACCTCCAAGGTCCAGGCCCAATCCCAAGCCAGTGGATGAAGATTTGTACAAAATCTCACCAGAGCTACTCTATGCTAAAGCCAAAAAG AAGAGAGGATTGGGTTTCTTTTCAAGCTGCTTGCTGCCAACATGTGTGGCATGA